The region CACCTCCAGCTGGTAGCGGTTCTTGCCGCCCCCCCAGTAGACCAGGGCCTTGCAGCCCAGGGCCCGGCGCTGCTCCTCCAGGTAGTCGTTGAGGCCGTCCTCGGCGGCCCGGATGGCGTCCCGGGCCCGGTCGTAGTCCGGGTCGAAGCCCTCCTTGGGGGTGATGACCCCGGTCCTGCGGGCCTTCTGGTGGTCGAAGGCCGCGTCCCAGCGCTTCAGCTCCGCCGTCAGGTCGGGGAAGCGGCCGCCGGGGGGGTCGGCCGTCCGCACCGTGACCGCCCGGCGCAGGGTCTCGGACCGGAAGCCGCCGGCCGCGGCCCCCAGGGCCCCGGCCGCCTCGCCCGCCACCCTGAAGCCCTCCAGGGCCGAGAGGAAGTCGACGATCTTCTTCTTGCTGTACGTGGTCTCCTCGTACATGACGGCCCGGCTGTCCGGGTGGCTCTGGCTCTTGAGCGGGGAGCCGATGCTGTGGATCTTGCTCAGCAGCCGCTCCAGGTCCGGGAGCTTGCGGAGCAGCTCGCCGGCCTCGGCCGCGCGGTCGGGCACGGCGGCCAGGTCGGCCACGGCGGCCAGGCGGTCCTCGATGGAGGCCGGGTGGCAGAGCGGAGCGCACAGCCAGCGCTTCAGGAGGCGCCGGCCGAAGGGGGTGCGGCACGAGTCCAGCCGCTGCAGGAGGCTCCCCTCGGCCGAGCCGTCCGTGCCGTTCCGGAGGACCTCCAGGTTGCTCAGCGTCACGGCGTCCAGCACCACGCGCCGGTCCGGCCGGACCCCCtcggccgccgccggccccgcggcccggtCCACGGGCACGAACGCCTCGAAGTCGGCCATGGACAGCAGCTCCTGGTCGATGAGGCACTTCTTGAGGTAGAAGACGCAGCCGCCCAGGGCCGACAGGGCCAGCTCGCCGCTCTCGGCCGGCGTCAGCCCCAGCGAGTCGGTCTCGGCCGTCATGgcccggagggccgggggcagcggggccCCCTCGAAGTAGCCCTCCTCCTGGAGCGTCTTCAGGGTCCTGGCCGCGTCCCAGAACTGCGAGCCCGGGGCCAGGCCCTCCTGCAGGGCGGAGGCCAGGGAGCCCTGCAGGACGTGCCGGCTCTCGGCCGACAGGTTGCCCCGCTCGAACAGGACCTGCACGGGGGCGTGGTGGGCCACCAGGGTCCGGAAGCGGGAGCAGTGCCGGTCGTCCGCGAACTGGCCCACGTGGAACCTGCCCACCGACGTGTCGACGAAGCAGACCCCGAAGGCCCGCGGGGAgccccccccggccgcctcgGCGGCCCCTTCCTTCTCGCGGACGCTGAGGAGGTAGCGGTTGTGGCTCTCGGAGGGGCTGCCGTCCAGCACGCTGTAGGTCTGCGTCCCCTTGGTGATGACCCTGCAGATCTCCCGCCGGACCACCCTGTCGAACTTGGACACGTGGCCGGCCCGCCGGCAGCGGGCCTCCATCATCTCGGGGGTCTCCGTCTGCTCCACGCGCGCCACCTTGTAGCCCTTCTGCACCAGGACGTCGGAGTAGCGGCCGAAGGAGATCTCGGGGAAGCCCGAGTGAGCCCAGCCGCCCTTCATGAAGACcagccccagctccgccaccccgGTGACGGCGTCCATGTGGTACAGCTCGTAGAACTTGCCCACCTTGTAGAAGATGACCAGGTCGAAGTTCTCGGCCTTCAGCTGCCACCAGCGCCGCATGCCCGGCGTGCAGGTGTTCAGGAAGTCCTCGGGCACGTGCACGGTGGTGGCGTCGTAGGCGGGGTCCTCGGGCCTCCGCCGGCAGGCGTCCCTGCGCCGGCCCTCCTGGAGCCACGGCAGGGTCTCGTGgtaccagggggcggggccgtcgccggcggcggccgggggctcGGCGCTCTGCGGGCCGGCGCAGAAGGCCCTCAGCGCCTCCCTGGTCTCGGAGGCCACGCCGGCGGCCcgccccggggcctgggggggctCGCCCCCGCCGCTCTTCCCCTTGCCCGTCGACGCCCGCTTGCGCTTGGGCGCGGCGGCCCTGGCGGGGCCGTCGGCGTCcggctcggaggaggaggaggaggaggcctcgcCGTCGCTCTCGTCCACCCCGCTGCtggcctcgtcgtcgtcgtcgctgctggccgcctccccgccgtccGGCTGGAAGTCCGCGTCCGAGCTCCCGTGTTCGCTCTCCGAGTCGGACACCACCCGGCGCTTCTTGagccggccggcggcggcggcggccccccgcGTGGCCCGCTGCCTCCGCggcctcacttcctcctcctcgctctcccgCTCTCCGTTGTCCTCGGGAGCCGAGGCCCCGCTCGCCtgcgggcgggggagaggagcagaagcggTCAGGAAGCAGCCAGGCGCTGCACGGTCCGGCCCGGCCGCGAAGCCGGAGCTGGGGGAGGTGCCCGCCGC is a window of Ornithorhynchus anatinus isolate Pmale09 chromosome 9, mOrnAna1.pri.v4, whole genome shotgun sequence DNA encoding:
- the MSH6 gene encoding DNA mismatch repair protein Msh6 isoform X1, which produces MSRQSSLLSFFSKSPKTAAAAAPTRAQTRTQAPTRTQTPTRTQAPAGGRRPRPHNGGPAPPARRGRERDGAAPSAGLSAAPATHSNSCDFSPGDLVWAKMEGYPWWPCLVYDHPTDGTFLRGEGKALRVHVQFLDDRPTRGWVSKRLLKPYTGSSCKEAQKGGVFFSAKPEIQRGMRLADDALRKDKSERLSLAVCDEPSEAEEEEEEEDEEEAEASGASAPEDNGERESEEEEVRPRRQRATRGAAAAAGRLKKRRVVSDSESEHGSSDADFQPDGGEAASSDDDDEASSGVDESDGEASSSSSSEPDADGPARAAAPKRKRASTGKGKSGGGEPPQAPGRAAGVASETREALRAFCAGPQSAEPPAAAGDGPAPWYHETLPWLQEGRRRDACRRRPEDPAYDATTVHVPEDFLNTCTPGMRRWWQLKAENFDLVIFYKVGKFYELYHMDAVTGVAELGLVFMKGGWAHSGFPEISFGRYSDVLVQKGYKVARVEQTETPEMMEARCRRAGHVSKFDRVVRREICRVITKGTQTYSVLDGSPSESHNRYLLSVREKEGAAEAAGGGSPRAFGVCFVDTSVGRFHVGQFADDRHCSRFRTLVAHHAPVQVLFERGNLSAESRHVLQGSLASALQEGLAPGSQFWDAARTLKTLQEEGYFEGAPLPPALRAMTAETDSLGLTPAESGELALSALGGCVFYLKKCLIDQELLSMADFEAFVPVDRAAGPAAAEGVRPDRRVVLDAVTLSNLEVLRNGTDGSAEGSLLQRLDSCRTPFGRRLLKRWLCAPLCHPASIEDRLAAVADLAAVPDRAAEAGELLRKLPDLERLLSKIHSIGSPLKSQSHPDSRAVMYEETTYSKKKIVDFLSALEGFRVAGEAAGALGAAAGGFRSETLRRAVTVRTADPPGGRFPDLTAELKRWDAAFDHQKARRTGVITPKEGFDPDYDRARDAIRAAEDGLNDYLEEQRRALGCKALVYWGGGKNRYQLEVPESLAARDLPGDYELKSTKKGVRRYWTKAIERRLAELAGAEERRDAALKDCMRRLFYNFDLNHRDWRAAVECCAVLDVLLCLANYSRGGDGPMCRPVILPHRDDAPPVLELRGSRHPCVSKTFFGDDFIPNDIVIGCEEEAGAGGGEALCVLVTGPNMGGKSTLMRQAGLLVILAQLGCYVPAESCRLTPVDRVFTRLGASDRIMSGESTFFVELSETASILQHATSHSLVLVDELGRGTATFDGTAIAHAVVRELSENIRCRTLFSTHYHSLVEDYSHSGAVRLGHMACMVENECEDPSQETITFLYKFVRGACPKSYGFNAARLAHIPEEVIRKGHKKAREFERLIQALRLFREVCLIAENSADSRTLRELLSPAEEP
- the MSH6 gene encoding DNA mismatch repair protein Msh6 isoform X2, with product MSRQSSLLSFFSKSPKTAAAAAPTRAQTRTQAPTRTQTPTRTQAPAGGRRPRPHNGGPAPPARRGRERDGAAPSAGLSAAPATHSNSCDFSPGDLVWAKMEGYPWWPCLVYDHPTDGTFLRGEGKALRVHVQFLDDRPTRGWVSKRLLKPYTGSSCKEAQKGGVFFSAKPEIQRGMRLADDALRKDKSERLSLAVCDEPSEAEEEEEEEDEEEAEASGASAPEDNGERESEEEEVRPRRQRATRGAAAAAGRLKKRRVVSDSESEHGSSDADFQPDGGEAASSDDDDEASSGVDESDGEASSSSSSEPDADGPARAAAPKRKRASTGKGKSGGGEPPQAPGRAAGVASETREALRAFCAGPQSAEPPAAAGDGPAPWYHETLPWLQEGRRRDACRRRPEDPAYDATTVHVPEDFLNTCTPGMRRWWQLKAENFDLVIFYKVGKFYELYHMDAVTGVAELGLVFMKGGWAHSGFPEISFGRYSDVLVQKGYKVARVEQTETPEMMEARCRRAGHVSKFDRVVRREICRVITKGTQTYSVLDGSPSESHNRYLLSVREKEGAAEAAGGGSPRAFGVCFVDTSVGRFHVGQFADDRHCSRFRTLVAHHAPVQVLFERGNLSAESRHVLQGSLASALQEGLAPGSQFWDAARTLKTLQEEGYFEGAPLPPALRAMTAETDSLGLTPAESGELALSALGGCVFYLKKCLIDQELLSMADFEAFVPVDRAAGPAAAEGVRPDRRVVLDAVTLSNLEVLRNGTDGSAEGSLLQRLDSCRTPFGRRLLKRWLCAPLCHPASIEDRLAAVADLAAVPDRAAEAGELLRKLPDLERLLSKIHSIGSPLKSQSHPDSRAVMYEETTYSKKKIVDFLSALEGFRVAGEAAGALGAAAGGFRSETLRRAVTVRTADPPGGRFPDLTAELKRWDAAFDHQKARRTGVITPKEGFDPDYDRARDAIRAAEDGLNDYLEEQRRALGCKALVYWGGGKNRYQLEVPESLAARDLPGDYELKSTKKGVRRYWTKAIERRLAELAGAEERRDAALKDCMRRLFYNFDLNHRDWRAAVECCAVLDVLLCLANYSRGGDGPMCRPVILPHRDDAPPVLELRGSRHPCVSKTFFGDDFIPNDIVIGCEEEAGAGGGEALCVLVTGPNMGGKSTLMRQAGLLVILAQLGCYVPAESCRLTPVDRVFTRLGASDRIMSGESTFFVELSETASILQHATSHSLVLVDELGRGTATFDGTAIAHAVVRELSENIRPAWWRTNAKTRARKPSLSCTSSCEGPAPRATASTPRGWPTSPRRSSGRATRRPGSSRG